One genomic window of Sulfuricurvum sp. IAE1 includes the following:
- a CDS encoding UDP-N-acetylmuramoyl-L-alanyl-D-glutamate--2,6-diaminopimelate ligase produces MKIEVNTPEFRYISENSAECGSDCAFVLTKQNEKYAEDARSKGAAAFITPSEAWNLLRLERIKVVGITGTNGKTTTASAIYSLLLDLGHKAAMQGTRGFFMNDAPVEGKTLTTPTVLNTYRHMLEAIGEGCEYFVMEVSSHAIEQERIAGIGFELKILTNITQDHLDYHESLEEYVRIKNLFFADEARKLINKDEPKAQFNIKNAYTYGVENPATYKIVAYSLNNGVSGVLKHFEELVTFESSLHGFFNLYNITAAMAAVHLVSGESLEKIAEALENFGGVSGRMEVVSTDPLVIVDFAHTPDGMEQVLGALKEKEVLVVFGAGGDRDRSKRPLMGRVASAYAKKLYVTSDNPRFEDPDAIIEDILAGIEDKSNVYVDVNRRNAIAQALRERSGDEVVLILGKGDETAQIIYDQHLPFDDRVVARELLEQR; encoded by the coding sequence GGAATGCGGCAGCGACTGCGCATTCGTCCTCACCAAACAAAACGAAAAATACGCCGAAGACGCCCGAAGCAAAGGTGCGGCGGCATTCATCACACCGAGCGAAGCGTGGAATCTTCTGCGGCTGGAACGGATCAAGGTTGTCGGTATCACCGGTACCAACGGGAAAACGACGACCGCAAGCGCCATCTATTCGTTGCTCCTTGATCTGGGGCACAAAGCGGCGATGCAGGGGACGCGCGGTTTTTTCATGAACGATGCGCCGGTCGAGGGGAAAACACTCACGACACCTACCGTTCTCAATACCTACCGCCATATGCTCGAAGCGATCGGCGAAGGGTGCGAATATTTCGTCATGGAGGTGAGCTCACACGCGATCGAACAAGAGAGGATCGCGGGGATAGGGTTCGAACTGAAAATCCTCACCAACATCACGCAAGACCATCTCGATTACCATGAGAGTCTTGAAGAATATGTCCGGATCAAAAATCTTTTTTTTGCCGACGAAGCGAGAAAACTGATTAACAAAGACGAACCCAAAGCGCAGTTCAACATCAAAAACGCCTATACCTACGGTGTCGAAAACCCAGCGACGTACAAGATCGTTGCTTATTCCCTGAACAACGGCGTCAGCGGCGTGTTGAAACATTTTGAAGAGCTTGTGACGTTCGAATCTTCGCTGCACGGTTTTTTTAATCTTTACAATATCACAGCGGCGATGGCGGCAGTCCATCTGGTGAGCGGCGAAAGCCTGGAAAAAATCGCCGAAGCCCTGGAAAATTTCGGCGGGGTGAGCGGACGGATGGAGGTGGTCAGCACCGATCCCCTCGTTATCGTCGATTTCGCCCATACCCCCGATGGAATGGAACAGGTGCTGGGAGCGCTGAAGGAAAAAGAGGTTCTGGTTGTTTTCGGCGCCGGTGGGGACCGAGACCGCAGCAAACGCCCCCTTATGGGACGCGTCGCGTCGGCATACGCCAAAAAACTTTACGTTACCAGCGACAATCCCCGTTTCGAAGATCCCGATGCGATCATAGAGGATATCTTGGCGGGTATCGAGGACAAAAGCAACGTCTATGTTGACGTCAACCGGCGCAACGCGATTGCCCAGGCCCTTCGCGAGCGAAGCGGGGATGAAGTGGTACTCATCCTGGGCAAAGGGGACGAAACCGCGCAGATCATCTACGACCAGCACCTTCCTTTCGACGACCGCGTTGTTGCGCGGGAACTTTTGGAACAAAGGTAA
- a CDS encoding ferredoxin, protein MGIPQPAFYIFKCEQSSPPGMPKPSCVNPQTQDIFQHLAQTLMQKGLIATVQPIRTSCMNRCNVGPVMLVEPGHVMYAGLTKEKINEIIDRHIIGGEVVQEYVIPAELWDAPITPADMMKQMGR, encoded by the coding sequence ATGGGTATCCCACAACCGGCTTTTTATATTTTCAAATGCGAGCAAAGCTCCCCTCCGGGTATGCCCAAACCAAGCTGCGTGAATCCCCAGACACAGGATATTTTCCAGCATTTGGCGCAGACGTTGATGCAAAAAGGGCTGATCGCGACGGTCCAGCCGATCCGTACGTCGTGCATGAACCGCTGTAACGTGGGGCCTGTAATGCTCGTTGAACCCGGCCACGTGATGTACGCTGGGCTGACCAAAGAGAAAATCAACGAGATCATCGACCGCCATATCATCGGCGGCGAAGTCGTGCAGGAGTACGTGATCCCCGCCGAGTTGTGGGATGCACCGATTACCCCTGCGGACATGATGAAGCAGATGGGTCGTTAA
- the panD gene encoding aspartate 1-decarboxylase, whose protein sequence is MLIEMLYSKIHRATVTDANLNYVGSITIDEELLEASKMRVGQKVEILNINNGERFSTYVILGERGKRDICLNGAAARKVHKGDKIIIVAYATYNDAELENYKPTVVLVDDENGITDIIEKI, encoded by the coding sequence ATGCTGATCGAAATGCTCTACAGCAAAATTCACCGTGCGACGGTGACCGATGCCAACCTCAACTACGTCGGTTCGATTACGATCGACGAAGAGCTTCTCGAGGCTTCCAAAATGCGCGTCGGACAGAAAGTCGAAATCCTCAACATCAACAACGGTGAGCGGTTTTCGACTTACGTAATCCTCGGTGAACGCGGCAAACGGGATATCTGTCTCAACGGCGCCGCAGCGCGAAAAGTCCACAAAGGGGACAAAATCATCATCGTCGCCTACGCCACCTATAACGACGCTGAGCTGGAAAACTACAAACCCACCGTCGTGCTGGTCGACGACGAAAACGGCATTACCGACATTATCGAGAAGATCTGA
- a CDS encoding YbaB/EbfC family nucleoid-associated protein: MFGNLSEMGKMFEALQSQAKAMDEELSERRYTIKSGGGMVKLTLNGKGEALDLEIDDSLLEDKSSLQIILLSTISDAYKMVEDNKKQHALGMLGGMNPFTK, translated from the coding sequence ATGTTCGGCAATCTCTCAGAGATGGGGAAGATGTTCGAAGCGCTCCAGTCGCAGGCTAAAGCGATGGACGAAGAACTCTCCGAACGCCGTTATACGATCAAAAGCGGCGGCGGAATGGTCAAGCTTACCCTCAACGGCAAAGGGGAAGCCCTCGATCTGGAAATCGACGATTCGTTACTTGAAGATAAATCTTCCCTCCAAATTATTCTCCTCTCGACGATTTCAGATGCGTACAAAATGGTCGAAGACAATAAAAAACAGCATGCCCTCGGCATGCTCGGAGGGATGAACCCGTTTACGAAATAA
- a CDS encoding polyprenyl synthetase family protein encodes MEAFEAYLSAHLPSAASFHPHYELSLRQMLQGGGKRFRPALLLGVVRAFNPLMVESAYPVALSLELLHTYSLIHDDLPAMDNADLRRGMPTLHTTYDEVSAILAGDALNTYAFEVLSNAPLSDRVIVKLVRELSASGGASGMVLGQAIDCYFENTPLDVEQVRFLHIHKTGKLIAASLKMGAIVAGRDDMADRLYDFGIDLGLLFQIQDDILDVTMSSEEAGKTTNNDSAKNSFVTLLGFDEALAQADELARKLLERMESFDESLRRELSPTLVHYINRHKEQL; translated from the coding sequence ATGGAAGCGTTTGAAGCCTATCTGTCGGCACATCTCCCCTCCGCTGCGAGTTTTCATCCCCATTATGAGCTTTCATTACGCCAGATGCTTCAGGGGGGAGGAAAGCGGTTTCGTCCCGCATTGCTGCTGGGTGTCGTGCGCGCGTTTAATCCTCTGATGGTAGAGAGTGCCTATCCCGTAGCCCTTTCGCTTGAGCTGCTTCATACCTATTCGCTGATACATGACGATTTGCCCGCTATGGACAATGCCGATCTGCGCCGTGGGATGCCGACGTTGCACACGACGTACGATGAAGTAAGCGCTATTCTTGCGGGCGATGCGCTCAATACCTATGCGTTCGAGGTACTCTCCAACGCACCGCTGAGCGACCGTGTCATCGTCAAGCTGGTGCGCGAACTTTCCGCCAGCGGAGGAGCCTCGGGGATGGTGCTGGGACAGGCGATCGACTGCTATTTTGAAAATACTCCGCTGGACGTGGAGCAGGTCCGTTTTCTCCATATTCACAAAACGGGGAAATTGATCGCCGCGTCGCTTAAAATGGGGGCCATCGTGGCCGGCCGCGACGATATGGCCGACCGGCTCTACGATTTCGGGATCGATCTTGGGTTGCTGTTTCAGATTCAAGACGACATTCTCGACGTCACGATGAGCAGCGAAGAGGCGGGCAAAACGACGAACAACGATTCGGCAAAAAACAGTTTCGTGACACTGCTTGGTTTTGATGAGGCGCTGGCGCAGGCGGATGAGCTTGCGCGCAAACTGCTGGAACGGATGGAGAGTTTTGATGAGAGTTTACGGCGTGAGCTCTCACCAACACTGGTCCACTACATTAATCGACATAAGGAACAACTATGA
- the tkt gene encoding transketolase: protein MSNAMRQKMADTIRFLAADMVQQANSGHPGAPMGLADIAVVLSEHLNHNPKNPKWLNRDRLVFSGGHGTGLIYSLYYLWGYGLEMDDLKSFRQLDSATPGHPEYGHTAGVEITTGPLGQGVANAVGFAMAAKYVGHKVNSETAALIDHNVYCLCGDGDLEEGISYEACSVAGHLGLDNLILIYDSNRITIEGSTELSISENIRGRFESQNWAVLEIDGHNFDEIDGAITQAKMMSRPVLIIANTVIAKGGDKLEGSHHSHGAPLGHDVIKAAKSAAGFDPEKTFHVDADVLERFRCAIEKGDLAEREWNHRLKELPLSEQNEAYEQLINPDFSRIQWPTFEKADATRNTNGIILNAIAKAIPGFLGGSADLGPSNKTELSNMGDFPKGKNIHFGIREHAMASITNAMALYGPLMPFSATFFVFSDYLKPSARIAALSGIQHFFVWTHDSIGVGEDGPTHQPIEHLSQFRSLPNFYVYRPADGNENVKCWQKALQMKNAPSAFVCSRQNLPLLPSAAKGEVANGGYLLIEKADATVTLMASGSEVGLALETAQLLESKGVAANVVSVPCFDLLLEQPQSYVESIIKPSTKKVAIEAARGLEWYRFADTVVGMESFGASAPADKLFERFGFSAEAIASKI from the coding sequence ATGAGCAATGCAATGCGTCAAAAAATGGCGGATACGATCCGTTTTTTAGCCGCCGATATGGTACAGCAGGCCAATTCGGGCCATCCCGGAGCCCCGATGGGCCTTGCGGACATTGCAGTCGTCCTCTCCGAACACCTGAATCACAATCCGAAAAATCCTAAATGGCTTAACCGGGACCGTCTGGTCTTTTCCGGCGGTCACGGGACAGGGCTTATCTATTCGCTCTATTATCTTTGGGGATACGGCCTGGAGATGGACGACCTCAAATCGTTCCGCCAGCTCGATTCCGCGACTCCGGGGCATCCCGAGTACGGTCATACGGCCGGGGTCGAGATTACGACCGGACCGTTGGGGCAGGGTGTCGCGAATGCCGTCGGATTTGCGATGGCGGCCAAATACGTCGGCCATAAAGTCAATTCCGAAACGGCCGCATTGATCGATCACAACGTCTATTGTCTCTGCGGCGACGGTGATCTCGAAGAGGGGATCAGCTACGAAGCGTGTTCGGTTGCGGGGCATCTTGGGCTGGATAACCTGATCTTGATTTACGATTCCAACCGGATCACCATTGAAGGATCGACGGAACTGAGCATCAGCGAAAACATCCGCGGCCGGTTCGAATCACAAAACTGGGCGGTTCTTGAAATCGACGGGCACAATTTCGACGAGATTGACGGTGCGATCACGCAGGCCAAGATGATGAGCCGTCCGGTACTCATCATCGCCAACACGGTGATCGCCAAAGGCGGCGATAAACTGGAGGGTTCACACCACTCTCACGGGGCTCCCCTGGGACACGACGTCATCAAAGCGGCCAAAAGCGCCGCCGGGTTCGATCCTGAAAAAACCTTCCATGTCGATGCGGACGTACTGGAGCGTTTCCGCTGTGCGATCGAAAAAGGGGACCTCGCCGAGCGCGAGTGGAACCACCGGCTCAAAGAGCTTCCACTCTCGGAACAGAACGAAGCGTACGAGCAGCTGATCAACCCCGATTTCAGCCGCATCCAGTGGCCGACGTTCGAAAAAGCCGATGCGACACGCAACACCAACGGGATCATCCTCAACGCTATCGCCAAAGCGATCCCGGGATTCCTTGGCGGATCGGCCGATCTGGGGCCTTCGAACAAAACCGAACTTTCCAACATGGGTGATTTCCCCAAAGGGAAAAACATCCATTTCGGCATCCGCGAACACGCCATGGCCTCCATAACGAACGCAATGGCGCTCTACGGCCCCCTGATGCCGTTTTCGGCGACGTTCTTCGTCTTCAGCGATTACCTAAAGCCTTCCGCCCGTATCGCGGCGCTGAGCGGCATCCAGCACTTTTTCGTCTGGACGCACGACAGTATCGGTGTGGGGGAAGACGGCCCGACCCACCAGCCGATCGAGCACCTGAGCCAGTTCCGTTCATTGCCGAATTTTTATGTTTACCGCCCTGCGGACGGGAACGAAAACGTCAAGTGCTGGCAAAAAGCGCTCCAGATGAAAAATGCCCCCTCGGCTTTCGTCTGCTCCCGCCAGAACCTTCCCCTCCTTCCCTCGGCGGCAAAAGGGGAGGTCGCGAACGGCGGGTATTTGCTGATCGAAAAAGCGGACGCGACGGTGACGCTGATGGCTTCGGGCTCTGAAGTTGGTCTTGCCCTCGAGACTGCGCAATTGCTCGAATCGAAAGGTGTGGCCGCCAATGTCGTCAGCGTTCCGTGCTTCGACCTGCTTCTCGAACAGCCTCAAAGCTACGTCGAGTCGATCATCAAACCTTCGACCAAAAAAGTGGCGATCGAAGCTGCCCGAGGCCTGGAGTGGTACCGTTTCGCCGACACCGTCGTCGGAATGGAGAGCTTCGGCGCCAGCGCTCCGGCGGATAAACTGTTCGAGCGTTTCGGATTTAGCGCCGAGGCAATCGCTTCCAAAATTTAA
- a CDS encoding RNA methyltransferase, with amino-acid sequence MHDSPEYLEKKRFFDSLVTLYGRNVAVEVLRDESVEIHKLHLSKSNRVDETIREIVDLAEMRGVEIKYHTKEALSRISKNSAQDQGVAIDVKALNYRSASQIQSDFSGSFRLLALDGINNPQNLGMIIRSAAASRIDGIVLPKKNSTKLSPLVMKASAGTLFKIPIYYCDTLAEILGLRETAFITLSSHAKDDIHSLKIPERAVFVLGNESEGVSDAVMKASTHSVSIPMHRGVESLNVAVTAGIVSFLP; translated from the coding sequence ATGCACGATTCCCCCGAATATTTAGAGAAAAAACGTTTTTTCGATTCACTGGTGACGCTGTACGGCCGTAACGTAGCCGTCGAGGTACTTCGCGACGAATCGGTCGAAATCCACAAACTCCACCTTTCCAAAAGCAACCGGGTCGACGAAACGATCAGGGAAATCGTCGATTTAGCCGAAATGCGCGGGGTGGAGATCAAATACCACACCAAAGAGGCGTTGTCGCGCATCTCCAAAAACAGCGCTCAGGATCAGGGGGTCGCCATCGACGTCAAGGCGCTCAATTACCGGAGTGCATCGCAGATACAGAGCGATTTTTCGGGTTCGTTCCGCCTTCTTGCGCTTGATGGGATCAACAACCCGCAGAACTTGGGGATGATTATCCGCTCCGCCGCCGCCAGCCGTATCGACGGCATCGTCCTGCCCAAGAAAAATTCCACCAAGCTCTCACCGCTGGTGATGAAAGCAAGTGCGGGGACACTGTTCAAAATCCCGATCTATTACTGCGATACCCTCGCTGAGATACTCGGATTGCGGGAGACGGCGTTCATTACCCTCTCCTCCCATGCTAAAGACGACATCCATTCGCTCAAGATTCCTGAGAGGGCTGTTTTTGTGCTGGGGAACGAGTCCGAAGGGGTCAGCGATGCGGTGATGAAAGCGTCGACGCACAGTGTGTCAATCCCGATGCACCGGGGTGTTGAGTCGCTCAATGTGGCCGTAACGGCGGGGATCGTCAGCTTCCTGCCATAA
- a CDS encoding co-chaperone YbbN, with translation MQTLDTIHHTLHHNDAVMLYFSAPGCNVCHALKPKLSEAVMDEFPAFVIESIDISETPEIASHFSVFAIPTVLVFFQGKEFLRKSRHMSVAEVIEAIARPYNLMAGS, from the coding sequence ATGCAAACACTCGATACGATCCACCATACCCTGCATCACAACGACGCGGTCATGCTCTATTTCAGCGCCCCCGGCTGCAACGTCTGCCATGCCCTCAAACCCAAACTCTCCGAAGCCGTGATGGACGAATTCCCGGCTTTTGTTATTGAAAGCATCGATATTTCCGAAACGCCGGAGATCGCATCGCACTTCAGCGTATTTGCCATCCCTACGGTCCTTGTCTTTTTCCAGGGAAAAGAGTTCCTCAGAAAAAGCCGGCACATGAGCGTCGCTGAAGTGATCGAAGCGATAGCACGCCCCTACAATCTTATGGCAGGAAGCTGA
- a CDS encoding radical SAM/SPASM domain-containing protein produces MKFFRAYVEVTNICGLACSFCPPKSQPNTTMPLPFFREVLKQLRGRTEEIALHVMGDPMVLSNLDAYLDEAHTQGFRVMITTSGFYLDPDRRSMLLHPSIRQINVSLNSFNKNSAGRSFEEYLEPILALCDDKADKRSDMFINLRLWNLEGTERDEAFNARLFTRLEGHFDLESGHIVRHASGERQSIRMASKVLLHFDRYFEWPALSNPDAGDGYCHGLRSQIAVLSDGRVVPCCLDGEGVIDLGNLHETNLDRILSSKRALAIASGFEDGKAVEELCRKCTYKKRFDKE; encoded by the coding sequence ATGAAATTTTTCCGCGCTTACGTTGAAGTGACCAATATATGCGGGCTTGCATGCAGTTTCTGCCCCCCGAAATCGCAGCCGAACACAACGATGCCGCTCCCGTTTTTCAGGGAGGTTTTGAAACAGCTCAGAGGCCGCACCGAAGAAATCGCTTTGCACGTCATGGGCGATCCTATGGTGTTGTCCAACCTCGATGCGTATTTGGACGAAGCCCATACGCAGGGATTTCGGGTCATGATTACGACGAGCGGATTTTATCTTGACCCCGATCGACGCTCGATGCTGCTTCATCCTTCGATCCGGCAGATAAACGTATCGCTAAACAGTTTCAACAAAAACAGTGCGGGTCGAAGTTTCGAGGAATACCTCGAGCCGATATTGGCCCTGTGCGACGACAAAGCGGACAAAAGAAGCGATATGTTTATCAATCTGAGGCTTTGGAACCTGGAGGGAACAGAACGGGATGAGGCTTTCAACGCCCGGCTGTTCACCAGACTCGAAGGACATTTCGATCTCGAAAGCGGCCATATTGTCCGCCATGCGAGCGGAGAACGCCAGAGTATCCGAATGGCGTCCAAGGTGCTGCTCCATTTCGACCGCTATTTCGAGTGGCCCGCCCTCAGCAACCCCGATGCGGGAGACGGCTACTGCCACGGTCTGCGTTCGCAGATCGCGGTACTCTCAGACGGCAGAGTCGTCCCCTGCTGCCTGGACGGGGAGGGGGTGATCGATTTGGGTAACCTGCACGAGACAAATTTGGATAGAATTCTCTCATCGAAACGCGCCCTGGCGATTGCTTCGGGATTCGAAGACGGGAAAGCCGTTGAAGAACTGTGCCGGAAGTGCACCTACAAAAAACGATTTGACAAGGAGTAA
- the mgtE gene encoding magnesium transporter, producing MIENLLESINNRVALYNEGIDENVHIYEIAILLKNLHDEDEELYTQTLETLPKEILAEVLLEMPQQHMEEAYEQLGAEGLANLASELDTDDAADLIQHIEEVNEELAEEVLSKLPEEERATIETLISYDENEAGAYMQTELFEARADESVGESIKRLRAMKAEELIDNVHQVFIVDKHRRLIGAILLEDLILHEPDEMYRDIMHDGHNTVHVHAHDPIYDVVEVFANYNLNTLAVVDDNQILLGRITADDIHDVMEERATEQIYHMAGVNEDAEEDEEFWSIGKTRAIWLAINLVTAIAASVVIGMFDATIEAIVALAILMPIVASMGGNAGTQTLTVTVRKIALGEIEGKEAYTTVKREVLLALFNGFIFALVIGAVAYLWFKIPLLGLVIALSMIINLFFAGFFGTLIPLGLRRAGIDPAIGSTVILTTVTDVVGFLSFLGLATLILL from the coding sequence ATGATTGAAAACCTGCTGGAATCGATCAACAATCGTGTCGCTCTGTATAACGAAGGGATTGACGAAAACGTCCACATCTACGAAATCGCGATCCTTCTTAAAAACCTTCACGACGAAGACGAAGAACTCTATACCCAAACGCTTGAGACCCTTCCCAAAGAGATTTTGGCGGAAGTCCTTTTGGAAATGCCTCAGCAGCATATGGAAGAAGCCTACGAACAACTGGGGGCCGAAGGGCTTGCCAACCTGGCTTCCGAGCTTGATACCGACGATGCCGCCGACCTGATCCAGCACATCGAAGAGGTCAATGAAGAGCTGGCCGAAGAGGTCCTCTCGAAACTTCCCGAAGAAGAGCGGGCCACGATCGAAACCCTCATTTCGTACGACGAAAACGAAGCGGGTGCGTACATGCAGACCGAATTGTTTGAAGCTCGGGCGGATGAAAGCGTCGGCGAATCGATCAAGCGATTACGGGCGATGAAAGCCGAAGAGCTGATCGATAACGTCCATCAGGTTTTTATCGTTGACAAGCACCGTCGACTCATCGGCGCGATTTTGCTCGAAGACCTGATCCTTCATGAGCCCGACGAAATGTACCGCGACATCATGCACGACGGTCACAACACGGTGCATGTGCATGCGCACGATCCCATCTACGATGTTGTTGAAGTGTTTGCCAACTATAACCTCAACACCCTTGCGGTTGTCGACGATAACCAGATATTGCTGGGGCGTATCACCGCCGACGACATCCACGACGTTATGGAAGAGCGGGCTACCGAACAGATTTATCACATGGCGGGGGTCAACGAAGACGCTGAAGAGGACGAAGAATTCTGGAGCATCGGGAAAACCCGCGCGATCTGGCTGGCGATCAACCTTGTCACCGCAATCGCCGCATCGGTGGTGATCGGGATGTTCGACGCGACCATCGAAGCGATCGTCGCGCTGGCGATTTTAATGCCGATCGTGGCGTCTATGGGGGGAAATGCCGGGACGCAGACGCTTACCGTAACGGTGCGTAAAATCGCACTGGGCGAGATTGAGGGGAAGGAAGCCTATACGACCGTCAAGCGTGAGGTGTTGCTGGCGTTGTTTAACGGGTTTATTTTCGCCCTTGTCATCGGCGCGGTCGCCTATTTATGGTTTAAGATACCCCTTCTTGGCTTAGTAATTGCGTTATCGATGATAATTAATCTTTTCTTTGCGGGATTTTTTGGTACACTAATTCCACTGGGGCTGCGGCGCGCCGGAATCGACCCCGCAATCGGATCGACCGTTATTCTCACGACGGTGACCGACGTTGTCGGCTTTTTAAGCTTTTTGGGGCTTGCAACCCTCATATTATTATAA
- a CDS encoding calcium:proton antiporter, with protein MDRRVRYFIEDYWDIFIGVVSIALAFVFHLQHESSLATLFAAIGIAALSLTVAEVADILSERLQEPYGSFVLTFSAVAVEIILLYVILLEVKHSPEVLETVKGGIISAVIVDLNVLLGLAVFLGGLAFTQQQHNKETSSTYSTVLFVSSSALLVPGLLSHTEHGADALTHVSHLIAGVLLLFYIIIFIFQTRTHTHFFKATARSRFFRLKRKLQEHDGEIDESESTDYIFEHMSTALNFIAIFFFIAIIAFGAEIFAGDGVAVAKQYGISAGLAGLVIAIISVSPEIFTAVRAARNDQIQRVVNIAMGASTVSIILTVPILMMLAYFSGINLTLDFNPLQIGALLLTILLVWKTTDEGETNYFEGASHLMFFISYAIIAAYY; from the coding sequence TTGGACAGGCGAGTACGCTATTTTATCGAGGATTACTGGGATATTTTTATCGGGGTGGTCTCGATAGCGTTGGCATTCGTTTTTCATCTTCAGCACGAGTCGTCACTGGCGACCCTTTTCGCCGCGATCGGTATTGCGGCCCTTTCGCTTACGGTGGCTGAGGTCGCCGACATTCTCTCCGAACGTCTGCAGGAACCTTACGGCAGTTTTGTCCTTACTTTCAGCGCGGTTGCAGTCGAGATTATTCTGCTTTACGTCATTTTGCTGGAGGTGAAACACTCTCCCGAAGTGCTTGAAACGGTTAAGGGGGGGATTATTTCGGCGGTCATCGTCGACTTGAACGTCCTTTTGGGACTGGCCGTCTTTTTGGGCGGATTGGCCTTTACGCAGCAGCAGCATAACAAAGAGACTTCCAGTACGTACAGTACCGTTTTATTCGTCTCTTCTTCGGCGCTGCTGGTCCCCGGGCTGCTCAGCCATACCGAACACGGCGCGGATGCGCTGACCCATGTCAGTCACCTTATCGCGGGTGTGCTGCTGCTCTTTTACATCATTATTTTCATTTTTCAGACACGGACCCACACCCATTTTTTCAAAGCGACGGCACGGAGCCGTTTTTTCCGGCTTAAACGCAAACTCCAAGAGCACGACGGTGAAATCGACGAGAGTGAATCGACCGATTATATTTTCGAGCATATGAGCACGGCGCTCAATTTTATCGCGATCTTTTTCTTTATCGCGATTATTGCGTTCGGTGCTGAGATTTTTGCCGGGGATGGGGTAGCGGTTGCCAAACAGTACGGCATTTCGGCCGGGCTCGCGGGGCTTGTCATTGCGATCATCAGCGTCAGCCCGGAGATTTTTACCGCGGTGCGGGCCGCGCGCAACGACCAGATACAGAGGGTTGTCAACATCGCCATGGGGGCTTCGACCGTATCGATTATCCTGACGGTGCCGATTCTGATGATGCTGGCCTATTTCAGCGGGATCAACCTGACCCTCGATTTCAACCCGCTGCAGATCGGGGCGCTGCTGTTGACGATCCTGCTGGTATGGAAAACGACCGACGAAGGGGAGACGAACTATTTCGAAGGGGCGTCGCACCTGATGTTTTTCATCAGCTACGCGATCATCGCCGCATACTACTGA
- a CDS encoding YaaA family protein, with product MVILFAPSEGKRPGGTGEPLSPGSLLFPELYSRRLEMIRLYEAVVSLGDETALSELFGLKDAGEFDRYKVPFAQAATMKAILRYDGVAYDYLDYPTLDPYAQEYIDRHVIVFSNLFGPIGAGDSIPDYKLKQGSAIGEAAPETFYRKHFAEALDELIGEREVLDIRAGFYDKFYVPKSRPVTMKFLKEGKALSHWAKAYRGKVLREAAISRPESVDELLSLDIEGLRLEEIRETKKSKEIVYSIC from the coding sequence ATGGTTATCCTGTTCGCACCCAGTGAGGGAAAACGTCCGGGAGGGACGGGCGAACCTCTCAGTCCGGGCTCGCTCCTTTTCCCCGAACTTTATTCCCGCCGCCTCGAAATGATCCGGCTCTACGAAGCGGTCGTGAGCCTGGGCGACGAAACGGCCCTTTCGGAACTGTTCGGACTCAAAGACGCCGGTGAATTTGATCGTTACAAAGTGCCGTTCGCGCAAGCGGCGACGATGAAAGCGATCCTTCGTTACGACGGGGTGGCGTACGATTATCTCGATTATCCGACACTCGATCCGTACGCACAGGAATACATCGACCGGCATGTAATCGTTTTTTCCAACCTGTTCGGGCCGATCGGTGCGGGTGATTCCATCCCCGATTATAAACTCAAACAGGGCTCCGCGATCGGGGAGGCCGCGCCGGAAACGTTTTACCGAAAGCATTTTGCCGAGGCGCTGGACGAGTTGATCGGAGAACGCGAAGTGCTCGACATCCGCGCCGGGTTTTATGACAAGTTCTATGTCCCGAAAAGCAGACCGGTGACGATGAAGTTTCTAAAAGAGGGAAAAGCACTCAGCCACTGGGCCAAAGCGTACCGGGGGAAAGTACTCAGAGAAGCGGCTATAAGCCGCCCCGAATCGGTAGACGAACTCCTCTCACTCGACATCGAGGGGCTGAGACTCGAAGAAATCCGCGAGACCAAAAAGTCCAAAGAGATCGTTTACTCCATTTGTTGA